The genomic DNA GCCCCATCTTGGGTGATTCAGCCCATTATTGACGGCGAGTCGAATACGTAACGAAGAGAAGGCGGTTGGCCCCGAGGTCTGGGCCGACCGCCGTCTCTTTGGCATGATCGCTTCGTAAACAGCAGGGAAAGCGCGTTCTGGCAAGGGATCCGCGCTCCGGCACGGATCGAAGGGGTGACCGAGGTGATCCTCACGGTCACGCTGAACACGGCACTCGACCTGACGTACGGCGTACCGGCGTTGGTCCCGCACACCAGCCACCGCGTCGGCGACATCTCCGAACGCCCCGGCGGCAAGGGCCTCAACGTGGCCCGGGTGCTCTCCGCGCTCGGCCACGAGACCGTGGTCACCGGGTTCGCCGGAGGCGCCACCGGAGCGGTCCTCCGTGACCTGCTGGCCGGCCTCCCGCCGCGCGACGCACTCGTCGCCGTCGCCGGGAACACCCGCCGCACGATCGCCGTCGTCGACGCCTCCACCGGCGACACCACCCAGCTCAACGAACCGGGCCCGCTCGTCACCGCCGGCGAATGGGCAGCCTTCCTCACCACGTACCGAGGGCTCCTCGGCGAAGCGGACGCGGTCGCCCTCTGCGGCAGCCTGCCGCCCGGCATCCACGTAGGCGCGTACGCCGAACTGGTCCGCGTGGCCCGCACCGCCGACGTCCCGGTCCTCCTCGACACCAGCGGCGAACCGCTGCGCCGGGGCATCGCCGCCCGCCCCGACCTGATCAAGCCGAACGCCGACGAACTGGCCCAGCTCACCGGCTCCCGCGAACCGCTGCGCGCCACTCGCGACGCCCGCCGCCGCGGCGCGCACGGCGTCATAGCCTCGCTCGGCGCGGACGGCATGCTCGCCGTCACTCCCGACGGCACCTGGCGGGCCGCACCGCCCGCCAGGGTCGCGGGCAACCCGACCGGAGCGGGCGACTCCGCGGTGGCCGGACTGCTGTCCGGGCTCGTGGAGGGCCTGAGCTGGCCGGACCGGCTGCGCAGGGCGGTGGCGCTGTCGACGGCGACGGTGCTGGCCCCCGCGGCCGGGGAGTTCGACCGGGCGGCGTACGAGGAGCTGCTGTCGCGCGTCGATGTCGAGGAGTACGCAGCGACGACGGCCTGAGCCGCGGAACCGCCCGGCACCATCCCGCACCATCCCGCACCATCCCGCACCATCAGAAGTCAGTCTC from Streptomyces sp. NBC_01707 includes the following:
- a CDS encoding 1-phosphofructokinase family hexose kinase; this encodes MILTVTLNTALDLTYGVPALVPHTSHRVGDISERPGGKGLNVARVLSALGHETVVTGFAGGATGAVLRDLLAGLPPRDALVAVAGNTRRTIAVVDASTGDTTQLNEPGPLVTAGEWAAFLTTYRGLLGEADAVALCGSLPPGIHVGAYAELVRVARTADVPVLLDTSGEPLRRGIAARPDLIKPNADELAQLTGSREPLRATRDARRRGAHGVIASLGADGMLAVTPDGTWRAAPPARVAGNPTGAGDSAVAGLLSGLVEGLSWPDRLRRAVALSTATVLAPAAGEFDRAAYEELLSRVDVEEYAATTA